In Halodesulfovibrio sp. MK-HDV, a single window of DNA contains:
- a CDS encoding TRAP transporter large permease codes for MVEISLLAIGLLVVMLSFGVPLPFCFGGALMFMHLVGGATMKGTMLWGFSQLSNPVLLCIPLFVFAGAIMSESGIAKSLLDFVNIFVGRIRGGLGIVASLSCAIIGAISGSGLTGVAATGPLLIPEMAAKGYPRGYATALVANSSILGLLIPPSVTMIVYGWVTDTSILACFLATVGPGILITFLFGVVNLVMCRKFPLVMDKPKPIAETVRAASAATLLAIPALVMPIIILGGIYGGIMTPTEAAAVAVIYAFPVGFLVYKGLTWKKFLIASKDAATAIGAIMVMIVFSLMLSQMFVMEEIPQALVEGIFTITTDKVMLLILVNILLFFIGMIVNDITSIILTAPLLLPLMEAIGISPIHFAAIIGVNTAMGGVTPPYASILYLGVRIGEVEFVDVIKPAMTLILFGYVPVVFLTSFWPQLALYLPSLIGY; via the coding sequence ATGGTTGAAATTTCATTACTGGCAATCGGATTACTTGTTGTAATGCTGAGCTTTGGTGTTCCATTACCATTCTGTTTCGGCGGCGCCCTCATGTTTATGCACCTTGTTGGTGGCGCTACAATGAAAGGCACCATGCTCTGGGGCTTCAGCCAGCTTTCCAACCCTGTTCTGCTCTGTATCCCGCTCTTTGTTTTTGCCGGCGCTATTATGAGTGAAAGTGGTATTGCGAAGAGCCTGCTAGACTTTGTAAATATTTTTGTTGGTAGAATTCGAGGCGGTCTCGGTATCGTAGCCTCTTTAAGCTGTGCTATCATTGGCGCAATCTCCGGTAGTGGATTAACCGGTGTTGCAGCTACAGGCCCTCTTTTGATTCCTGAAATGGCAGCTAAAGGCTACCCTAGAGGCTATGCAACTGCACTCGTTGCAAACTCCTCCATTCTTGGCCTTCTTATTCCTCCAAGCGTAACCATGATCGTTTACGGCTGGGTAACAGACACATCTATTCTTGCCTGTTTCTTGGCAACAGTAGGCCCCGGTATACTTATTACGTTCCTGTTCGGCGTAGTAAACCTCGTCATGTGTCGCAAATTCCCTCTCGTAATGGATAAGCCAAAGCCAATCGCTGAAACAGTACGCGCCGCTTCTGCTGCCACGCTGCTCGCTATTCCTGCGCTTGTAATGCCTATTATCATTCTGGGCGGTATTTACGGCGGCATCATGACTCCTACAGAAGCTGCGGCTGTTGCCGTTATCTACGCTTTCCCTGTTGGTTTCCTTGTATACAAGGGCTTAACCTGGAAAAAATTCCTCATCGCTTCTAAAGATGCTGCCACCGCGATTGGCGCAATCATGGTTATGATTGTGTTCAGCCTCATGCTCAGCCAGATGTTTGTAATGGAAGAAATTCCGCAGGCTCTTGTTGAAGGCATTTTCACTATCACTACAGATAAGGTGATGCTTCTCATCCTCGTTAACATTCTGCTCTTCTTCATTGGCATGATCGTTAACGACATTACATCCATCATTCTTACTGCTCCGCTGCTGCTCCCGCTTATGGAAGCTATCGGCATCAGCCCAATTCACTTTGCTGCAATCATCGGCGTTAACACTGCTATGGGTGGCGTTACTCCACCTTACGCAAGTATCCTCTACCTTGGTGTTCGTATCGGGGAAGTTGAATTTGTCGATGTAATTAAGCCCGCAATGACGTTGATCCTATTCGGGTATGTACCGGTTGTTT